The sequence below is a genomic window from bacterium.
TGGCGAAGTCAATTCATTGGGATATTCTATTGCCGGAGATTCACTAAAGCTAATCGAATCCGACGATACCTCATGGAGCATAGAAATCTATATTAAACAAAATGAATAACCATGAGTGAAAATTACTATCACCAAGACGGCTTTATCGGCCGTTGGATCGCGGGTGCATTGACCGACGAAGAAAAAAAAGAATTTGAGCTATGGCAAAAAAACAACAACCATCGGCAAGAGTTTTTCAATGAATTAACAAAAATTCATTGGTCACAAAAATCCTTAGAGATCCCAAAGGCTTCCTCCGAGCGCATGTGGAGTGCTATCGCTGAAGCAACAACATCCAAACAGGTTTCACGAAGGTGGGTTAGAAACACAACGCAATGGGCTGCAACCATAGCCGCAAGCATTGTCATCTACTTTGGGTTGGAATCTCAATTCGCTTACAGAGAAATAACAACTTCAAAAGCACAACAAACCGAAATCGTATTACCCGACGGCTCTATAGCAAGACTCAATGGGCTATCTTCAATTCGCTATAACTCCTGGCGATGGCCGTTAACGCGCAGCGTCACTATGCATGGCGAAGTGTATTTTGAAGTGCAAAAAATGAAACAACCTTTTAATGTCACTGCTGAAAACCTGAATGTGGAGGTTTTGGGAACCAAATTTAATATAAGGGATCGTGCAGACCGCTCAGAAGTCGTCTGTTCATCCGGAAAGGTACGCGTAAACGCAAGGAACAGTTCAGAAAATACGATTCTGACGCCGGGTCTCGCCGTAAGTATGCATCGGGGGCATTTTTCTATGCCGTATTCTATAGATACGGTGCTAGTCGCAGGATGGTCGCAAGGAATATGGAACTATCAATCAGCGCCGATTTATTCGATCTTAAACGATTGGGAGATCACCTATGGACTAACCATTACTATGGATAGCATAGATACCAAACGCACTTTCACCGGATTGATCCACGGTTCATCCAGTCTTAGCGCTTTAACACAATTAGGATTATCCGCCGGTTTTGAAACCACAATCGTCAATGATTCTACTTTTTTTTTAAAACTTAAAAAATAAATTTTATTACTTCATGAACTTCTATCGGGTCTTTTTTGTAGCTTTTTTTTACACGATTTATCTAACTTTTGCTCAGGAGAAGGAGATTGCTTCTTCCTCTGCTCAAAGTGCCATATCTCTCAAACAAGCCGTCGCAGAATTGGAGTTACGGTACCATGTGCGATTTTCATATGTTGACCAGACCATAGCAAAATATACTGTCCGTACTCCGATCAAAGGCGATGATTTGCAACAATCCTTAGAGTATATATTGATCGGTAAACCACTCGCATACAAACGCATCGGAAAAAATATTATCGTTTTGTATGAAGACGACACAAAAAAGCAAGAAGCTTCAGGTCAGTTCACATCTGTTCGCCTAACGATCGTTGATGCACGTACGTCAGAGGGGATTTATTTTGCCAACGTAACAATCTCCGGTAGTCGTCGCGGGGCATTGAGCGATGCACATGGCCAAGCTGTAGTTCAGCACATTCCTTACGGGGATTACACACTCCGTATAACAGCATTAGGTTATTTGCCTTTGGACAAGGCGTTGCATCTTTCATCTCAAGAAATCTCTCTGGATACGATACGTCTCGAACCCAGCGACATTCGATTGGACTCCACTATCGTCTTTGGTGAAAGGGAAACATGGCGTGTCAGTGATCCCAAATTGCGCGTTCAACCCAGCGTCATCGTTATTGATCACCGAAAAATCAACTCAACACCGAGCGTTCTTGAGCCTGATCTTTTTAGAACCTTGCAAACACTACCCGGCGTCACCGCTCCCAACGATCTATCCAACGAACTGTATGTGCGCGGAGGAACCCCGGATCAAAATCTAATCACAATGGATCGCGCTATTGTATATCAACCATATCACCTTTTCGGTATAGCCGGTATATTTAATACTGACGCTATCGAACAAGTGAACTTTTCCACCGGTGGTTTTTCAGCACAATACGGCAATCGTCTGAGCTCTGTAATTGATGTACGCACTAAATCGGCTTCACCAAATAAGTTCTCGGCCACGGGTAATGTCAGTTTGCTCAGTTCCAAAATCACGATGGATGGTCAACCCAACAAACATTGGTATTACCTCGTTTCTTTGCGTCGGACCTATTTAGATTTTGCCACCAAAGCGGCGGTATGGTTAAAAATAGCTCCGGAATCAATCCCTTATTCTTTTTATGACGGACTGAGCAAAGTAGTGTACCGTCCGAATACACTGCACGAATTTGGAACTTCATTATTTTTCAGCCAAGATAAATTTTTTTCAAAGCACAGGGATTATGAATATGTCTTCAACGAATTTAATGTCAGTCGGAAGTTACCTATGTATAGCGTCGGCCGCCTTGACTATGGCTGGGGAAATTTAAATGCTGCTATTTATTGGGACTGGCAGGCGGGAGATCTTTTCCGATCGCGAGTTACGATCAGTCAATCCAAAGCTACAATCAAACTGGATGAAGACCTCTATTACGGGTATGACAGCGGTGCGCCAGATTCGATCCGTCGGCGGACAGATAGCCTTAATGCATTACAGGAAAAGCGTCCTTTTGATACGCGAAACTATATCGTAGATCGAGGGTTCGCATGGGATACACAATGGGAATGGTTAAATGAACACAGTATGTATCTGGGCGTTTCACTTAACTTGATCGAAATGTCCTATTACTGGAAAAACTTTAACGCACCACCGCATTATGTACAAGTGTTTTACGATTTTGCGCCGGACAGCTTTCGTTATCAGCGTCGCACAACTAATCTCGCATTTTATATCGAAGACATGTGGAAAAAAGGTGACTGGACGATCAAACCGGGTATTCGAATAGAACATTTTTCAAGCAACAAACGATCTCTATTGATAAGCCCGCGTACGGCGATTCGGTATGATGTCTCGCCCAAACTAGCGCTCAAAGGAAGCGCCGGCATATATTATCAGTCTCTTTTTACTGCGCGCGAGCGCGGCTATATCGGTTTTTTAGAAGTGCCTTTCTCCACTGAAAATCAGGTTGAAAAAGCAACTCACATCATTGCAGGTGGTGAATTTTTTCCAAATCCCAACATTAGGCTGACGGCAGATATCTATTTCAAACATTTTAATCGTCTTTACCGAAAAGACCGCTCATCGGATAGCCTTCACTTTGATGAAGGCGTCGGTGACGCATACGGATTAGAAATCACCTACCGGCGAATAGGCAATAAAATGAGTTTTGAGGCCGATTATTCTTTAGCCTGGGTTACACGCACATTTGACCAAAAGACATATGTCACTAACTATGATCAGCGTCATACATTAAATTTACTCTTCAGTTATCGCTTGCCAAAAAACTGGACTGTGGATGCACGATGGGTTCTAGCTTCAGGTCGTGCCTACCGACCGACGGAGTTTTATGGCGCTTTTGTTGACATTAATCTGTTCGATGGTAGTGTTGGAACATCGCCATATGCGTATGAATTTGGGCAAAAAAATTTAGATCACTTGGAGTTTTACGACCGATACCCCTTCTATCATCGTCTCGACATTAGCTTAGTTAAAACGATCCGATTTAACGCATGGACATTAAAACCTTATGTTTCCATTATCAACACGTATTACTCCAACAACCCTTTGTTTTATGATTATGCTACCAGTGGAAGTGTGATCACTAATGAACCTGATCCTCGCCGCTTGTATTATTCCAAACGAAAAGGTTACGGAGTTCCTATTTTGCCAAGTTTCGGAGCATTTTTCGAGTTCTAGTTATGAGAAAAAAATCGACAATAATACTGATGTTTGCTATTTCACTGAGTGCCGCATGTAATTCAAATCACTCCAATGAATTTCTGGGTGCTTTTGGTGTCTTGATGCCGTATGCCTCCGAAAATGCAACGGTCATAGTAACGCGCGCCTACAGCCAGGAAAACTATCAAGAATTTATACCCGAAGAACTTCTGACTTTGGAATCCAATGCCGAGGTTACCATTACGAGTGATTCGCAGAGCATTAGACTTTCGGAAGTGATACCAGGGCGCTATATAGATACAGCAGGAGTGTTAAAATATTTCCCCGGCTCCATCTATCGACTCGAAGTTCGAGCCGTGGACGGCCTGCGCATAAGCGCAGAATGTACGCTTCCGGGTGTACCGATTCCTGATCCGGAAATAACTCCCGATAGCTTTTCTGTCGCGATAGAAATGGATACAGTCCGCCGAGTCGTCTCCGGATATCCTTATCCTGTTTTGACGCCGCTATATTACCTTCGTTCTCCCAAAATACGATTTGATTGGAGTGATGTTATTGGCGCTGAAGCCTACTATTGGGAGATTGGTTCTGATACATCGTATCTTAAAGAATCTGATCAAGAATTTTTCATACCAAACTCAAAATTATTTCAGGCCGAAAAATGGATCACGTATTCATCGTTAGTATTATTTGATCACTGGGATTCTACTAGCTATAGAGGCATTTATAATAAGCCGGATAACCCCTGGACATGGAGCGGCTTCAATATCGATTCGGAAAGGGAGTTTGTTTATACATCACAACTCCGTATTACCGCCATAGACCGAAATTTCATTAACTATAAGGATAATCACAAATCTAACATCCGCGGTGGATACGGGTATTTTAGTGCCGCCACAAGGCATGAACGACCGATAACCGTCCATGTCAAATCAGAAATGAGGACACGATGAGCACTTTACGCCGTATCGTTATCATGGCATGTCTTTGCCTATATTGGACAGCTTGCAGTGAAGAAAAGAATCAATCCAACGACGATCAACAGGTGCCTCACTTTGAATGGGACCCCGGCTCTGCCGCCACAAGGCCAGTCGAAATAGCTCCGTATAGCGATGGTAATATCGCTATTCTTTGCGACCACTATGATCTTAACCGTTCAAGCTTGACTGGATTTGCTCCTGACGGAACTATTCGTTTCCAAAAACAATTACCTGCTTATTACGGGGTAGCAAACGAATTAGATTATAACAATGGTGTTTTTACCTTCGTTTTGAATCCCACAAGAGTTGGTTCAAATCCACTTTTCATGCAAGTAGACACTACCGGAAATGTGATTAATCAAAAGCAGTTTGTACAAACAGCATACACGTCTATGTATAAACTGAACAGCGGCGGCTATATGATAAGAGCAGCAACAGCAGATTCGTTTAAAAACAAAATCGGCAAACTGGATGACGATGGCGACATTTTGTGGGAGAAGGAAATATCGAGGAATTATACTACCCTTTATGTCGTGGATGATCGCGTATTCGTGAGTTATTTTAATACGGATAATACGTCATATTTTATGTCATCTTTTGATGAGTTTGGTAACGTACTTTGGACAACGGAACTTTCAACACTAGCTCAGCCACTGATATGCAAAATCGCAAATCAAGATTATCGAATTACCGGTCTGCTCTATAATCAATACAAGTATAGATTTGATCGTTTGACCATTAGTGTGATGGATCAAGATGGCGTTATAACACCGTTGGATACCATCCCATTAAACGGCACGTCAGATTTTTACGCGTTAGAGAGCCTGGTTGCCGGTGAGTTAGTGCTGGTAGGACGGTGGAGCGGTACTAGTAAACTTTTATTTATGAGGATTATGAACGATGGATCGTGGATTGATTCGTATATCGTTCCCGATTTGAATGATTTTACCCACTACAGAGTGCGACCTACCGGAAATGGCGCGTATCTTATTATGGGGACAACTTATCAGAGTTCGACGGGACTACCGACCGTTATGGTCTATAAAGTAGACGCATACGGAAATTATTTAGCGTTCGATTGATACCGCCTTGAATTTCTTCTTTCACTCTCGTATTATTGCCCGCCGAAAATAATCATTTTAAAATTATCAGGCGTATTTTCCATTTCTTAATCAGGAGTTTTGATCGCATGTCCGAACAGGAAATTCTGCGTCTCGTTGCCAAAGAACTCAATATCCCCGTCCAACACGTCACTTCAACCACCCAGTTGCTTGACCTGGAAAACACCGTTCCTTTTATCGCACGCTACCGAAAAGAAGTAACCGGCGGTATGGACGAAAATCAAATCCGGGATATACAGGATAAGATGACATACTATCGCGCACTGGAAGCACGTAAAGAAGTCGTACTCAAGTCTATCGAAGAACAAGGTAAACTTACCGACGAACTCAAAGCGCGTATCGTAGCCGCTACAATGCTTCAAGAAGTCGAAGATTTGTATCTGCCGTATAAACCAAAACGTCGTACCAAAGGTATTATCGCCAAAGAAAAAGGCCTCGAACCGCTCGCTTTCCAAATCCTTGCACAAGAGATTACAAGCGGCACCCTAGACGAATATGCCCAACCCTTCATCAATCCCGAAAAAGGAGTTACGACCGTCGACGAAGCGTTGCAAGGCGCACGCGATATCATCGCCGAGATCATCAGCGAAGATGCGGATGTAAGAAAAGATGTGCGCGAGTTTACACGTGAGAACGGCATCCTCGTGTCTGAAGTGAAAGAAGACCCCGAAAACGAATATGAAATGTATCATACATTTAGCGAGCCGATCGCCAAAATGCCTCCGCATCGTATCTTGGCTACCAACCGCGGTGAGCGCGAAGAAAAACTCCGCATCAAAATCACGGTTGACGAAGAAGCCTGTTGCAACATCATCGGATATCGCCACGTTAAAAAACAAAAATCTATTTTTCGTGATCAGGTTATCGAAGCCATCAAAGAAAGTTATTTCCGTTTGATCGCACCTTCCATTGAACGTGAAATCCGCGGCGAGTTTACCGAAAAGTCCGAAGAACATGCGATCGAAGTATTCGGAAGTAATGCGCGAAACCTACTTCTCCAAGCTCCCACCAAAGGCAAAATCATCATGGGCATTGATCCCGGATTTAGGACGGGATGCAAAGTCGCTGTCATTGATGAAACCGGAAAATACCTTGAGGGCGAAACCATCTATCCGCATGAACCGCAAAAAGACACCTTGGGCTCAAAGCGCGTTTTGAAACAATTCATCAGAAAATATGAGGTGACCGTCATTGCAATCGGGAACGGCACCGCGTCCCGCGAAACGGAATCTCTCGTTGCCGATCTGATCACCGATCTCAAAAAAGAAGATCCTCATCTGGAACTCGTGTATACGATCGTATCGGAAGCCGGCGCTTCGGTTTATTCGGCTTCAAAAATTGCACAACAAGAATTTCCTGATCTTGAGGCCTCGCAACGGGGCAATATTTCCATCGCGCGGCGACTTCTGGACCCCTTGGCCGAATTGGTCAAAATTGACCCCAAATCCATCGGAGTCGGCCAGTATCAGCATGATGTCAACCAAAAACGTTTGGCCGAACAGCTTACACATGTCGTGGAGTCTGCTGTAAACTACGTCGGCGTTAATCTTAACACAGCCTCCGCTGCTCTTCTGACGTACGTATCCGGCCTCTCATCCAAAACAGCCCAATCCATCATCGCACATCGGGATAAAAATGGAAAATTCTCACGCCGTGAACAACTTATGGATGTGACCGGTATCGGTCCGGCCGCATATCAGCAATGCGCAGGATTTTTACGTATTCCGGACGGCGATAATCCGCTAGATAATACGTCCATTCACCCGGAATCGTATGACGCCACACAAAAGCTGCTCAAAAAATTCAATATCGTCGACCCGTCAACAGCCGGAAGCCTGCTTGAACTGCAACTACGTAATGCAAAAATGTCTTTTGAAAATATCGCCGGGGAAGTCGGAGTCGGTGTTCCTACACTCAAAGACATTTTAGACAATCTTAAAAAACCGGGTCGTGATCCGCGTGAAGAAATGCCAAAACCCATTTTCAAATCCGATGTATTAAAAATGGAGGACCTGCGCGAAGGCATGATACTCAAAGGTACAGTTCGCAATGTCGTTGATTTTGGCGCTTTCGTGGATATCGGGGTTAAGCAGGACGGATTGGTACATATCAGCCATTTATCCAATAAGTATGTTAAAAACCCGATGGAGGTGGTGGCTGTCGGCGATGTGGTGGATGTAAAAGTAATGAGCGTTGATCTCAAAAAGGGACGCGTTCAACTCAGCATGAAAGAAGCATCACGCAGTTATTAGACCAACATTGCTTTTGCAAAATAAAAAAGGCTGCTTCGTTTGAAGCAGCCTTTTTATATTAAATCGTAAATTTCAGAATTTGCCTGTCGCTATTTCCGCTACCAGATCTTTACCACGACCTGCGATACCGACTTTATCATCGCCATACATACCGTCATCTTTGATATCGCGTGCGTAAGCCGCTTCGCGTTTGGCAATAAGTTTTTGAATTTTCATCACGCCTTCGATCAAACCTTCAGGACGTGGCGGACACCCCGGCACATATACATCCACTGGGATAAACTGATCAACACCTTGAATGAGCGTGTAGGTGTTAAAAAAACCTCCGGTCGAAGCGCAAGCGCCCATCGAAATACACCATTTAGGTTCAGGCATTTGATCCCAGATGCGTTTGAGCACAGGCATCATCTTGATCGAGACACGGCCGGAAACAATCATCAAATCAGCCTGACGCGGTGAAAAACGGATAGCTTCCGACCCGAATCGCGACATATCATAGCGCGGTCCGAGCGTCGCCATCATTTCGATCGCACAACATGCTGTACCGAAAGGCATCGGCCAAAGTGAATTGCGGCGGCCCCAGTCATAAACGGCTTCGACGGTCGTCAGAAGCACATTATCTTTGAGTTCTTTCGTGAGATCCATAAAGGATGTTTCCTTTTTTCGAAAATCTAAAACTTATTTGGCGTTCGCGAAGTTTTCGGCAACTTTGTTCCAGTTAACCACATTCCAAAACGCGGTGATATAATCCGGACGACGGTTTTGATATTTAAGATAGTACGCGTGTTCCCACACGTCTAATCCCAATATAGGCGCACCTTTAACTTCGGCAATATCCATTAACGGATTATCTTGATTGGGGGTAGAGCATATCGCCAATTTGCCTTCCTTTACGATGAGCCATGTCCAACCGGAACCAAAGCGTGTCGCACCGGCATTTGCAAATTGAGTTTTGAAATCGGCAAACGAACCGAATGCTAATTTGATCGCATCCGCTAATGCGCCCGTCGGTTCACCGCCTGCATTGGGACCAAGAACCGTCCAAAAAAGCGAGTGATTAAAATGTCCGCCGCCATTATTGCGTACGGCGACAGGGTATTTGGAAATATTTTTACAGATTTCTTCGATACTCAGATTTTCTTCAGGCTTACCGGCCACCGCGTTATTGAGATTGGTTACATAGGCAGTGTGGTGTTTGCCATGGTGGATTTCCATAGTCATCTTATCAAAATGAGGTTCCAACGCATCATGTGCGTACGGAAGCGAGGGAAGTGTAAAAGCCATTGTATATTCTCCTTGAGCTTGTTTTTTTTACTGGTCAATACTAATCAAAATCACCTTATTTTGCAATGTTTTTCCATGATCATAGTCCCATGATTTTGATCACAACGCGTTTTTTTCGCTGCCCGTCAAACTCGGCATAATAGATCTGCTGCCAAGGGCCAAAATCCAGCCGACCACCGGTCACCGGCACAATCACCTCATGATGCAATAGCAAGTTCTTTAAATGCGCATCCGCGTTGTCTTCGCCGGTACGATGATGAAGGTAATTCGGATTAACGGGCGCCAGATGATCCAGCCATTTGTCAATGTCCTTGATAAGACCATCTTCTGCGTCATTGACATATACCGCCGCTGTAATATGCATCGCCGACACAAGCGCCATACCCTCTTTGATCCCCGAAACGTTAAGCGCCGACTCTACTTCATCGGTGATATTGATATATTCTCTTCTTTGTTTAGTGTTAAACCACAGGTAGTGTGTATGAACTTTCACAAGGCCTCCTTTTTTAAAATTTCGTTATTCCATTTCAATTTCGCAAGAATCGGGTGGTTTTCAGAAATTGAATATCACATATTATCGCATGTTAAAACTCTACATACAACTTCCTCCCGACTTTTCGTTTGACGAATGCCTTGTTTTTCTGACTCGGTCTGATCGGGAAATACTGCATCGCGTTCAAAACAAATCGTTAACTAAAGCGTTTCGTATAGGCCACGAAACTTGTTTAACTACTATATCCGTTAAATCGGATAAAATGATGCTCCGTTTTGACAGAGACATCTCCAACGAAGCGGCGCGTCTTATTCGCTCAGAAGTTTCCGAATGGTTTGATCTGTCATGCGATCTTGCGAACGTTTATCGTCTTATGAAAAAAGATCCGAAATTATTCGCACTTACCAAACGTTTTCACGGTTTACGGTTGATCGGTATTCCCGATCTTTTTGAGGCTTTAGCTTGGGCTGTCATCGGTCAACAAATCAATCTGACTTTTGCATACACGTTAAAACAACGTTTGATCGATGTTGCCGGGCAATCGCTTACTCATGATGGATTATCTTATGGTTTATTTCCTGACCCGACCACCGTGGCTGATTTGAAGGTAGATACGTTACGAAAATTACAATTTTCAACGCGTAAAGCAGAATATCTTATTCATATCGCGCGGCAAATCGCCGACAAAAAAATCGAGAAAACGGCTTTGCAAAACCTCTCGCTTTCGCAAATAGTAGAGCGGCTTACGGCCGAACGCGGCATTGGTGCGTGGACAGCGCATTATGTGGCGATGAAGTGTCT
It includes:
- a CDS encoding superoxide dismutase, translating into MAFTLPSLPYAHDALEPHFDKMTMEIHHGKHHTAYVTNLNNAVAGKPEENLSIEEICKNISKYPVAVRNNGGGHFNHSLFWTVLGPNAGGEPTGALADAIKLAFGSFADFKTQFANAGATRFGSGWTWLIVKEGKLAICSTPNQDNPLMDIAEVKGAPILGLDVWEHAYYLKYQNRRPDYITAFWNVVNWNKVAENFANAK
- a CDS encoding RNA-binding transcriptional accessory protein produces the protein MSEQEILRLVAKELNIPVQHVTSTTQLLDLENTVPFIARYRKEVTGGMDENQIRDIQDKMTYYRALEARKEVVLKSIEEQGKLTDELKARIVAATMLQEVEDLYLPYKPKRRTKGIIAKEKGLEPLAFQILAQEITSGTLDEYAQPFINPEKGVTTVDEALQGARDIIAEIISEDADVRKDVREFTRENGILVSEVKEDPENEYEMYHTFSEPIAKMPPHRILATNRGEREEKLRIKITVDEEACCNIIGYRHVKKQKSIFRDQVIEAIKESYFRLIAPSIEREIRGEFTEKSEEHAIEVFGSNARNLLLQAPTKGKIIMGIDPGFRTGCKVAVIDETGKYLEGETIYPHEPQKDTLGSKRVLKQFIRKYEVTVIAIGNGTASRETESLVADLITDLKKEDPHLELVYTIVSEAGASVYSASKIAQQEFPDLEASQRGNISIARRLLDPLAELVKIDPKSIGVGQYQHDVNQKRLAEQLTHVVESAVNYVGVNLNTASAALLTYVSGLSSKTAQSIIAHRDKNGKFSRREQLMDVTGIGPAAYQQCAGFLRIPDGDNPLDNTSIHPESYDATQKLLKKFNIVDPSTAGSLLELQLRNAKMSFENIAGEVGVGVPTLKDILDNLKKPGRDPREEMPKPIFKSDVLKMEDLREGMILKGTVRNVVDFGAFVDIGVKQDGLVHISHLSNKYVKNPMEVVAVGDVVDVKVMSVDLKKGRVQLSMKEASRSY
- a CDS encoding YjbQ family protein, which codes for MKVHTHYLWFNTKQRREYINITDEVESALNVSGIKEGMALVSAMHITAAVYVNDAEDGLIKDIDKWLDHLAPVNPNYLHHRTGEDNADAHLKNLLLHHEVIVPVTGGRLDFGPWQQIYYAEFDGQRKKRVVIKIMGL
- a CDS encoding TonB-dependent receptor; translated protein: MRFSYVDQTIAKYTVRTPIKGDDLQQSLEYILIGKPLAYKRIGKNIIVLYEDDTKKQEASGQFTSVRLTIVDARTSEGIYFANVTISGSRRGALSDAHGQAVVQHIPYGDYTLRITALGYLPLDKALHLSSQEISLDTIRLEPSDIRLDSTIVFGERETWRVSDPKLRVQPSVIVIDHRKINSTPSVLEPDLFRTLQTLPGVTAPNDLSNELYVRGGTPDQNLITMDRAIVYQPYHLFGIAGIFNTDAIEQVNFSTGGFSAQYGNRLSSVIDVRTKSASPNKFSATGNVSLLSSKITMDGQPNKHWYYLVSLRRTYLDFATKAAVWLKIAPESIPYSFYDGLSKVVYRPNTLHEFGTSLFFSQDKFFSKHRDYEYVFNEFNVSRKLPMYSVGRLDYGWGNLNAAIYWDWQAGDLFRSRVTISQSKATIKLDEDLYYGYDSGAPDSIRRRTDSLNALQEKRPFDTRNYIVDRGFAWDTQWEWLNEHSMYLGVSLNLIEMSYYWKNFNAPPHYVQVFYDFAPDSFRYQRRTTNLAFYIEDMWKKGDWTIKPGIRIEHFSSNKRSLLISPRTAIRYDVSPKLALKGSAGIYYQSLFTARERGYIGFLEVPFSTENQVEKATHIIAGGEFFPNPNIRLTADIYFKHFNRLYRKDRSSDSLHFDEGVGDAYGLEITYRRIGNKMSFEADYSLAWVTRTFDQKTYVTNYDQRHTLNLLFSYRLPKNWTVDARWVLASGRAYRPTEFYGAFVDINLFDGSVGTSPYAYEFGQKNLDHLEFYDRYPFYHRLDISLVKTIRFNAWTLKPYVSIINTYYSNNPLFYDYATSGSVITNEPDPRRLYYSKRKGYGVPILPSFGAFFEF
- a CDS encoding DNA-3-methyladenine glycosylase 2 family protein, with translation MLKLYIQLPPDFSFDECLVFLTRSDREILHRVQNKSLTKAFRIGHETCLTTISVKSDKMMLRFDRDISNEAARLIRSEVSEWFDLSCDLANVYRLMKKDPKLFALTKRFHGLRLIGIPDLFEALAWAVIGQQINLTFAYTLKQRLIDVAGQSLTHDGLSYGLFPDPTTVADLKVDTLRKLQFSTRKAEYLIHIARQIADKKIEKTALQNLSLSQIVERLTAERGIGAWTAHYVAMKCLRKANAFPIGDAGLHQAVFRIYQMKGKPTLKQVEKKSKLWQGCEAYAVFYLWRSLQET
- a CDS encoding FecR domain-containing protein, whose protein sequence is MSENYYHQDGFIGRWIAGALTDEEKKEFELWQKNNNHRQEFFNELTKIHWSQKSLEIPKASSERMWSAIAEATTSKQVSRRWVRNTTQWAATIAASIVIYFGLESQFAYREITTSKAQQTEIVLPDGSIARLNGLSSIRYNSWRWPLTRSVTMHGEVYFEVQKMKQPFNVTAENLNVEVLGTKFNIRDRADRSEVVCSSGKVRVNARNSSENTILTPGLAVSMHRGHFSMPYSIDTVLVAGWSQGIWNYQSAPIYSILNDWEITYGLTITMDSIDTKRTFTGLIHGSSSLSALTQLGLSAGFETTIVNDSTFFLKLKK
- a CDS encoding NADH-quinone oxidoreductase subunit B — its product is MDLTKELKDNVLLTTVEAVYDWGRRNSLWPMPFGTACCAIEMMATLGPRYDMSRFGSEAIRFSPRQADLMIVSGRVSIKMMPVLKRIWDQMPEPKWCISMGACASTGGFFNTYTLIQGVDQFIPVDVYVPGCPPRPEGLIEGVMKIQKLIAKREAAYARDIKDDGMYGDDKVGIAGRGKDLVAEIATGKF
- a CDS encoding DUF4249 family protein, which encodes MRKKSTIILMFAISLSAACNSNHSNEFLGAFGVLMPYASENATVIVTRAYSQENYQEFIPEELLTLESNAEVTITSDSQSIRLSEVIPGRYIDTAGVLKYFPGSIYRLEVRAVDGLRISAECTLPGVPIPDPEITPDSFSVAIEMDTVRRVVSGYPYPVLTPLYYLRSPKIRFDWSDVIGAEAYYWEIGSDTSYLKESDQEFFIPNSKLFQAEKWITYSSLVLFDHWDSTSYRGIYNKPDNPWTWSGFNIDSEREFVYTSQLRITAIDRNFINYKDNHKSNIRGGYGYFSAATRHERPITVHVKSEMRTR